From a region of the Constantimarinum furrinae genome:
- a CDS encoding tail fiber domain-containing protein, which produces MKRIILFSALIFPTFILNAQVGIGTVTPDPSSMLEVSSTDKGVLIPNVVLGAITDTMLDGINTAATGLMIYNTNAGVTGGAGIGYYYFNGTIWEKLITTASVSGDSDWFQEGTTTSPTAITDDIFTSGNVAIGKNTADYRLEVEEIINTTATRVININSTNAATTNTANIHNQTTFTGTGGMRGMYNLLGGSGSGAVTGINNNVQHTGTGWHIGVRNDILGSGASGNSDGVFNNIGRGGSGLINGVRNDLSSATATGAKTGVRNTISGSGSSKTGVNNSIQGTATGSQTGVQNTVATASNVIQYGVNNNITADAGNDSDAIGTLSAVNGAGNGDFYGSYNSISGTGSGINYGTYQSLNGTGSGTQRGTYNSLSGTGNGTKSGFYASLTGSGTGETRGFVASVIGTGTGIHRGFYANIANNQDGDHYGGVNYLQGNGNGAHYGVYNLLTGGGTNVHYGVRTDLTGTGSGPQVGSRHIISNTGTGEHWGVYSSLGGTGDGIQYGVANSVNNTGSGSHWGMHNTFSGTGSGLHTGMFSSFTEGTGNLTGAWTQFSDNVGNGNQLGAYNTFLAGGDGILAGSYTSISTTALGTGSQYGMYLQNSSPGGGVHYGSYQLLAGTGAGNQLGMRSIISNTGNGDHMGAENTLSGTGSGFHTGTRNTFSAGTGHLTGTWNEFSGTIGNGNQIGAFNNYFAGGNGVLAGIYTQIQNSVTGTGTQYGNYSANSSPGDGIHHGTYNSLSGTGNGQHNGTYNLLDGSGSGTHSGFYASMVGDGSGETRGFVASIGGNATGIQRGFYSNIVNTGNSNHFGTINVLSGSGTGNKYGVYSSISNTAGGTHYGVYSSATKASSYAGYFAGDVFVSGTFTNPSDEILKDRIQNTETLIDKVRNLRVTNYYFRSTEAEKYGFPRNKQIGFIAQEMENVFPNLVVLTKLTSGDFNDPSNDERLIKSVNYIGMVPILTKAIQEQQEQIDSLKKLYDNQQQKLDHLNTELSEIKAFLSVHINQKQ; this is translated from the coding sequence ATGAAAAGGATAATATTATTTTCGGCGCTTATTTTCCCCACGTTTATTTTGAATGCCCAGGTAGGTATTGGAACCGTTACCCCCGACCCCTCTTCCATGCTGGAAGTGTCCTCTACAGATAAAGGGGTGTTAATTCCAAATGTTGTACTTGGCGCAATAACAGATACCATGTTAGACGGTATTAATACTGCGGCGACTGGCTTGATGATCTATAACACCAATGCCGGAGTTACCGGTGGGGCAGGAATAGGTTATTATTATTTTAACGGAACGATCTGGGAAAAATTGATAACTACGGCTTCGGTAAGCGGTGATTCCGACTGGTTTCAGGAGGGGACAACCACAAGTCCGACAGCAATTACAGATGATATATTTACTTCAGGTAACGTTGCTATAGGCAAGAATACAGCCGATTACAGGCTCGAGGTGGAGGAGATCATTAATACAACGGCAACCAGGGTGATTAATATAAACTCAACGAATGCTGCGACCACCAACACAGCCAATATTCACAACCAAACCACATTCACGGGTACCGGGGGAATGCGAGGGATGTATAATTTACTGGGCGGTAGTGGTTCAGGAGCCGTAACGGGCATAAACAATAATGTGCAGCATACGGGAACTGGTTGGCATATTGGTGTGCGAAACGATATTCTCGGGTCGGGTGCCAGTGGTAATTCCGATGGAGTATTCAATAATATAGGGCGGGGTGGTAGCGGACTTATAAATGGTGTGAGAAACGATCTTTCAAGTGCTACCGCAACAGGCGCTAAAACCGGAGTTCGCAATACGATCTCGGGAAGCGGAAGTTCTAAGACCGGAGTGAACAACAGTATTCAAGGGACAGCTACAGGATCTCAAACCGGAGTGCAAAATACTGTGGCCACGGCAAGTAATGTTATACAATATGGGGTGAATAACAACATCACTGCCGATGCGGGAAATGACAGTGATGCCATTGGAACATTATCTGCCGTGAATGGCGCCGGAAATGGCGATTTTTATGGATCGTATAATAGTATTAGCGGTACCGGAAGCGGAATCAACTACGGGACATATCAAAGTTTGAATGGAACAGGTAGTGGAACACAGCGCGGCACCTATAATTCTTTGTCCGGTACCGGGAACGGTACTAAAAGTGGATTTTACGCTTCACTTACCGGTAGTGGGACTGGAGAAACCAGAGGATTTGTCGCGTCGGTAATAGGAACAGGAACAGGAATACACAGAGGGTTTTATGCCAATATAGCCAATAATCAAGATGGTGACCATTACGGTGGAGTAAATTATTTACAGGGTAACGGTAATGGCGCTCATTATGGTGTATATAATCTATTGACCGGGGGAGGAACTAATGTTCACTATGGGGTGCGCACCGATTTGACAGGAACAGGCAGTGGACCTCAGGTAGGTAGCAGACATATTATATCAAATACCGGAACAGGGGAGCACTGGGGCGTTTATAGCTCTTTAGGGGGAACCGGTGACGGTATCCAATATGGTGTAGCGAATAGTGTAAACAATACGGGAAGTGGATCTCATTGGGGTATGCATAATACGTTTTCAGGAACTGGTTCCGGCTTACACACGGGGATGTTTAGCAGTTTTACTGAAGGAACCGGGAATTTAACAGGTGCATGGACGCAATTTTCTGATAACGTTGGAAATGGTAACCAATTAGGGGCTTATAATACATTTTTAGCCGGGGGTGATGGAATTCTGGCCGGCTCCTATACGAGTATTTCTACTACGGCCTTGGGTACCGGTTCGCAGTACGGAATGTATCTTCAGAATTCCAGTCCGGGTGGAGGGGTTCATTATGGATCCTATCAACTTTTAGCTGGTACAGGAGCTGGTAATCAACTAGGTATGAGGAGTATTATTTCGAATACAGGAAACGGAGATCACATGGGAGCAGAAAACACATTGTCCGGAACCGGCAGTGGTTTTCATACGGGAACTCGAAATACCTTTTCGGCAGGAACAGGGCACCTTACCGGGACCTGGAATGAATTTTCGGGTACTATTGGCAATGGTAACCAAATAGGTGCATTTAATAATTATTTTGCCGGAGGCAATGGTGTTCTGGCCGGTATATATACACAAATCCAGAATTCTGTGACGGGAACCGGAACGCAATACGGGAATTATAGCGCGAACAGTAGTCCGGGTGATGGCATTCATCACGGTACCTACAATTCACTCTCCGGAACCGGAAACGGACAACACAACGGTACCTATAACCTCTTAGATGGAAGTGGATCGGGCACACATTCAGGGTTTTATGCGTCCATGGTAGGTGATGGGTCTGGTGAAACCCGAGGATTTGTGGCATCGATAGGAGGCAATGCCACCGGGATTCAGCGAGGTTTTTATTCAAACATTGTGAATACAGGCAATTCAAATCATTTTGGAACCATAAATGTCTTAAGCGGAAGTGGAACCGGAAATAAGTATGGAGTATACAGTTCAATATCAAATACGGCAGGTGGAACACATTATGGTGTGTATTCTTCAGCCACTAAAGCATCGAGTTATGCGGGTTATTTTGCAGGAGATGTGTTTGTTTCGGGCACATTTACAAATCCTTCAGATGAGATTTTGAAGGATAGAATTCAGAATACCGAAACGCTTATTGATAAAGTGAGAAACCTGAGAGTAACGAATTATTATTTCAGAAGTACAGAAGCAGAAAAATACGGTTTTCCAAGAAACAAGCAAATTGGGTTTATAGCACAGGAAATGGAAAATGTATTTCCGAATTTAGTAGTGCTTACTAAACTGACTTCAGGAGACTTTAACGATCCTTCCAATGATGAAAGGCTAATTAAAAGTGTAAACTATATAGGTATGGTTCCCATTTTAACAAAAGCCATTCAGGAACAACAGGAACAAATTGATTCTCTAAAAAAATTATATGATAATCAACAACAAAAATTGGATCATCTTAACACAGAACTTTCAGAAATCAAAGCATTTCTTTCAGTACATATAAATCAGAAACAATAA
- the lpdA gene encoding dihydrolipoyl dehydrogenase, whose product MSSYDVAVIGSGPGGYVAAIRCAQLGMKTAIIEKYNTLGGTCLNVGCIPSKALLDSSHHYEDAMKHFEDHGIEIPGEIKLNFKKMIERKQAVVDQTTKGIEFLMGKNKIDVFTGIGAFKDATHIEITSGKKTETIEAKNTIIATGSKPASLPFIKIDKERIITSTEALSLSEVPKHLIVIGGGVIGLELGQVYRRLGSEVSIVEYMDRIIPTMDSAQSKELTKVMKKQGVKFFVSHKVSAVDRKKNEITVTATDKKDKEVTFTGDYCLVSVGRRPFTDGLKAENAGVKITERGMIEVNDHLQTNIKNIYAIGDVIRGAMLAHKAEEEGVMVAEILAGQKPHIDYNLIPGVVYTWPEVASVGKTEEQLKETNTEYKVGQFPMRALGRSRASGDTDGFVKILSDKTTDEVLGVHMVGARVADLIAEAVTAMEFRASAEDIARMSHAHPTYAEAVKEAALAATEDRALHI is encoded by the coding sequence ATGAGCTCCTATGATGTTGCTGTAATTGGTTCAGGTCCCGGAGGATATGTAGCTGCTATTCGCTGTGCACAATTGGGAATGAAAACTGCGATTATTGAAAAATACAATACTTTGGGTGGTACCTGCCTTAATGTGGGATGTATTCCCAGCAAGGCGTTATTAGATTCTTCACATCACTACGAAGACGCCATGAAGCATTTTGAAGATCACGGTATTGAGATCCCCGGTGAAATAAAGCTCAATTTTAAAAAGATGATCGAGCGTAAGCAGGCTGTCGTAGATCAAACTACGAAGGGAATCGAATTTCTAATGGGGAAAAATAAGATCGACGTTTTTACCGGTATTGGCGCATTTAAGGATGCCACACATATAGAAATAACTTCCGGAAAGAAGACTGAAACCATTGAAGCCAAAAATACGATCATTGCCACCGGCAGTAAACCGGCATCCTTGCCTTTTATTAAAATCGACAAGGAACGCATCATCACTTCCACTGAAGCATTAAGCCTTTCAGAAGTTCCGAAACACCTTATCGTGATAGGGGGAGGAGTGATTGGTCTCGAACTGGGCCAGGTTTATCGTCGCCTGGGTTCTGAAGTTTCTATTGTAGAATATATGGACCGAATTATTCCAACCATGGATAGCGCCCAAAGTAAAGAGCTCACCAAAGTGATGAAAAAACAAGGGGTAAAATTCTTTGTGTCCCATAAAGTTTCGGCAGTAGATCGCAAGAAGAACGAAATCACGGTTACCGCAACCGATAAAAAAGATAAAGAAGTTACGTTTACGGGTGATTATTGTCTGGTTTCAGTAGGTCGCAGACCTTTTACCGACGGACTCAAAGCCGAAAATGCCGGAGTAAAGATTACAGAACGTGGGATGATAGAGGTAAACGATCACCTGCAAACCAATATTAAGAATATCTACGCCATTGGTGATGTGATACGTGGGGCAATGCTCGCTCATAAAGCTGAAGAGGAGGGGGTAATGGTTGCTGAGATCCTTGCCGGACAAAAGCCGCATATCGATTATAACTTAATTCCTGGAGTGGTGTATACCTGGCCAGAAGTAGCTTCGGTGGGGAAAACTGAAGAACAACTGAAGGAGACAAACACTGAATATAAAGTGGGACAGTTCCCCATGCGGGCTCTTGGACGATCCAGAGCCAGTGGCGATACCGACGGATTCGTGAAAATTCTTTCCGATAAAACTACAGACGAAGTATTAGGGGTTCATATGGTAGGAGCCAGAGTGGCCGATCTTATTGCTGAAGCGGTGACTGCGATGGAATTCCGCGCCAGTGCAGAGGATATTGCCCGTATGAGTCATGCACATCCAACCTATGCTGAAGCCGTAAAGGAAGCAGCCTTAGCTGCCACTGAAGACCGAGCATTACATATTTAA
- a CDS encoding aminotransferase class I/II-fold pyridoxal phosphate-dependent enzyme: MTFKPANNIQDLQYFGEFGGVNPSISDSSTYTFLSAKTMFDTFEGNADGCYLYSRHSTPSNLYLGEALAAMEGTETANVAASGMGAITPTILQFCRAGDHIISSRTIYGGTYAFLKNFAPRLGINTSFVDITKLDIVEASITSETKIIYCESVSNPLLEVADIKALAILAKKHNLQLLVDNTFSPLSISPAQLGANVVLHSLTKFINGSSDTMGGVVCGSRELIDSLRNVNDGASMLLGASMDSLRAASILKNMRTLHIRIKQHSHNALYLAEKFEALGLKTVYPGLASHPGHKLFKAMMNEDYGYGGMFTIDVGNIDKANELMELMQERNLGYLAVSLGFYKTLFSAPGSSTSSEIPEEEQVEMGLTDGLIRFSIGLDADIARTFEMMRTCMTQVGIL; the protein is encoded by the coding sequence ATGACATTCAAACCGGCAAACAACATACAGGATCTTCAATATTTTGGCGAATTTGGAGGAGTAAATCCTTCCATTTCCGATTCTTCGACCTACACTTTTCTATCGGCTAAAACCATGTTCGATACCTTTGAAGGCAATGCAGATGGTTGCTATTTATACTCGAGACATTCAACACCTTCTAATCTGTATTTAGGAGAAGCACTTGCTGCTATGGAAGGCACAGAAACTGCAAATGTTGCCGCCAGTGGTATGGGTGCTATCACTCCTACAATCCTTCAGTTTTGTCGGGCAGGCGATCATATTATTTCCAGCAGAACTATTTATGGTGGCACCTATGCCTTTCTGAAAAACTTTGCTCCGCGCTTAGGAATAAATACCTCCTTCGTGGATATTACCAAGCTCGACATTGTGGAAGCTTCAATTACTTCAGAAACCAAAATTATTTATTGCGAATCGGTAAGTAACCCACTATTGGAGGTTGCAGATATAAAGGCACTTGCAATACTTGCTAAAAAACACAACTTACAACTGCTCGTTGACAACACCTTTTCACCTCTTTCAATTTCACCTGCTCAATTGGGAGCCAATGTGGTATTACACAGTCTTACTAAATTTATTAACGGTAGCAGCGATACAATGGGCGGTGTCGTGTGCGGTAGTCGTGAACTGATAGATTCACTACGAAATGTAAATGACGGAGCCAGTATGTTGCTAGGAGCCTCTATGGACAGCCTACGGGCAGCTTCGATATTAAAAAACATGAGAACGCTTCATATTCGAATAAAACAGCATAGCCATAATGCCTTGTATTTGGCAGAAAAATTTGAAGCGCTCGGACTTAAAACCGTATATCCTGGATTGGCATCACATCCCGGTCATAAACTGTTCAAAGCAATGATGAATGAAGATTATGGTTATGGCGGAATGTTCACCATAGATGTAGGAAATATTGATAAAGCGAATGAGCTTATGGAACTTATGCAGGAACGAAATCTTGGATATCTCGCTGTGAGTCTCGGATTTTATAAAACCTTATTTAGTGCTCCGGGAAGCTCTACCTCTTCCGAAATTCCTGAAGAAGAACAAGTTGAAATGGGCCTAACCGATGGTTTGATCCGGTTTTCTATTGGTTTGGATGCCGATATAGCCCGTACCTTTGAAATGATGCGAACTTGTATGACTCAAGTAGGAATTCTCTAA
- a CDS encoding beta strand repeat-containing protein, producing the protein MKEAILLVIFILFTSLSIDAQVGVGTTTPDASSALDISATDKGILIPRVSLGDVTSTMLDGTNTAASGLLIYNTNASVSGGSGVGYYYFNGTIWERLVTTSTASDDADWYEEGTTSAPNDINDEIYTLGNVAIGKNNATYPLDVEATSGIRAISARISGADNTTAYGIYSQNSNTGSGNHHGSYNLVDGVGTGAHYGVSNFLNGSNSSAKYGVRNTLSSSGTKYGIWNDIQNSTNNLVAGVHNEINSSGTGLVRGFYNDMTDTNSGFLLGLQNQLSGTGSGDHFGVSNSLTGSGGGRKVGSYNFVNPSAGGTHYGVLSNVLKPASFAGFFVGDVAIGTNNPFGTGTPDHYIFPASRGTNAQVMQTDGSGNISWVDPSTLDDEDWVIDTTGSTILYPTNTTDNVAIGKTTANAKLDVENDTSGIAGSFTQLGSTGNSGNITNTVLGTTGNITGISNNLLVDGTGDKTGIHNNIDFGTVGATGLKKGVFNEIESANGDTMGVNNVLTGISAGFQYGSYNSISVSGNGSHYGTLNQLIGTGAGNQFGTLNQMRNTGSTAQFATYNSFSNSSTGDQTGVRNDMLSTANSEHKGMYTQFTGSGAGPQIGVENRLAGTGNGTKTGVYNNIIDSGNGIHYGVRNSLSGSGTGVKYGLYNFINNTAGGTHYGVYSSVLKTNSFAGYFQGAVAIGTNGSNTYTFPASRGTANQIIQTDGAGNLSWVDPINEDKAIVRLGRSSNLGGMTTNSETALIMNTAIFNLGGGLHNTSTGAYTIPYSGVYNIIANLNFSFSSASSNNAVCLFRVYVNGSYYDQIYNQKEAATSASWGINYNYNIHLSLNAGDVVTFRILPVFSGPSSPQITSNATNVVIKKEY; encoded by the coding sequence ATGAAAGAAGCTATCCTCCTCGTAATTTTCATTCTATTTACAAGTTTATCTATAGATGCTCAGGTAGGTGTCGGAACAACAACTCCTGACGCTTCTTCCGCTCTGGATATTAGCGCAACCGATAAGGGAATACTAATACCCAGGGTTTCATTAGGTGATGTGACATCTACGATGCTCGACGGCACTAATACCGCAGCTAGCGGCTTGTTGATATATAACACCAATGCATCGGTATCTGGCGGTTCTGGGGTTGGATACTATTATTTTAACGGAACCATCTGGGAGCGACTGGTGACTACATCTACTGCTTCCGATGATGCCGATTGGTATGAGGAGGGAACGACTAGCGCGCCGAACGATATTAATGATGAGATATATACCTTGGGAAATGTCGCCATTGGTAAGAATAACGCCACCTACCCTTTGGATGTTGAGGCAACTTCGGGAATAAGAGCGATAAGTGCTCGCATTTCCGGTGCAGATAATACCACGGCATATGGTATTTACAGCCAAAATAGCAATACAGGTAGTGGAAATCATCACGGGTCTTATAACCTTGTTGATGGAGTAGGAACAGGAGCACATTACGGGGTCTCTAATTTTCTTAACGGATCCAATTCCAGTGCAAAATACGGTGTAAGAAATACACTTTCAAGCTCTGGCACCAAATACGGAATCTGGAATGACATTCAAAATTCTACAAATAATCTTGTAGCCGGGGTTCATAACGAGATTAATTCTAGTGGAACAGGATTAGTTAGAGGGTTTTATAATGATATGACCGATACAAACAGTGGATTTTTATTAGGTCTTCAAAATCAATTAAGTGGAACAGGTAGTGGTGATCATTTTGGTGTTAGTAATTCACTTACGGGTAGTGGAGGCGGGCGTAAAGTAGGGTCTTATAACTTTGTTAATCCCTCTGCCGGGGGGACACATTATGGAGTGCTTTCAAATGTATTAAAGCCAGCCAGCTTTGCGGGTTTTTTCGTAGGTGACGTTGCGATTGGCACGAACAATCCCTTTGGAACCGGCACTCCCGATCATTACATTTTTCCCGCTTCAAGGGGAACTAATGCACAGGTAATGCAAACAGATGGCAGTGGTAATATAAGTTGGGTCGATCCATCCACCTTAGACGATGAGGATTGGGTCATCGACACTACTGGAAGTACCATATTATATCCCACAAACACTACAGATAACGTAGCCATTGGAAAAACTACGGCGAATGCTAAACTGGATGTTGAAAATGATACCTCTGGTATCGCAGGATCTTTTACGCAATTAGGTTCAACCGGAAATTCCGGAAATATAACCAATACGGTACTTGGAACAACAGGGAATATTACGGGAATTTCTAATAATCTACTTGTGGACGGAACAGGAGACAAGACAGGGATCCACAACAATATCGATTTTGGAACTGTGGGCGCTACCGGACTTAAGAAAGGAGTGTTTAACGAAATTGAAAGTGCCAATGGTGATACTATGGGTGTTAACAACGTTTTAACGGGGATCTCTGCTGGATTTCAATACGGGTCTTATAACAGTATTAGTGTAAGTGGAAATGGTTCTCACTATGGAACACTTAACCAGCTTATTGGAACAGGAGCTGGGAATCAATTTGGTACTCTCAATCAAATGCGAAATACTGGATCGACTGCCCAGTTCGCTACATATAATTCCTTCTCCAACAGCAGCACAGGAGATCAAACGGGTGTTAGAAATGATATGTTAAGCACAGCTAATAGTGAGCATAAAGGGATGTATACCCAATTTACGGGATCCGGAGCGGGGCCTCAAATTGGAGTAGAAAACAGATTAGCCGGAACCGGTAATGGAACTAAAACAGGCGTTTATAATAATATAATTGATAGTGGAAACGGAATTCATTACGGAGTTAGAAATAGTCTGTCCGGATCCGGGACCGGCGTAAAATACGGTTTATATAATTTTATAAACAATACTGCAGGAGGTACCCATTACGGCGTATATTCTTCTGTCTTAAAAACAAATAGTTTTGCAGGTTACTTTCAGGGGGCTGTCGCAATAGGAACAAATGGATCGAACACTTATACGTTCCCTGCATCCAGGGGAACGGCAAATCAGATCATACAAACTGATGGTGCAGGAAATTTGAGTTGGGTGGACCCTATAAATGAAGATAAAGCCATTGTAAGATTAGGAAGATCTTCAAACCTTGGGGGGATGACAACGAATTCGGAAACCGCATTGATAATGAATACGGCTATCTTTAATCTCGGTGGGGGTCTTCATAATACCTCAACGGGAGCATACACCATACCTTACTCGGGAGTTTACAATATTATTGCAAATCTAAATTTTTCGTTTTCCTCCGCATCGTCAAATAATGCTGTTTGCCTATTTCGTGTTTATGTAAACGGTAGTTATTATGATCAGATATACAATCAAAAAGAAGCCGCTACCTCTGCGTCATGGGGAATAAATTACAATTATAACATCCATCTATCCTTAAATGCCGGCGACGTAGTCACTTTTAGAATATTACCTGTTTTTAGTGGTCCATCTTCACCGCAAATCACGAGCAATGCCACCAATGTTGTCATCAAAAAGGAATATTAA
- a CDS encoding peroxiredoxin — MSIVGKKFPNLFVDATSKSGITQKLNVLEKATTEGKKVILFWYPKDFTFVCPTELHAFQAAMDEFEKRNTIVIGASCDTPEVHFAWLNTPKNQGGIQGITYPILADSNRNLSSQLDILDITNERYDEETGNVLVDGDNVTYRATYLIDEEGTVFHESVNHMPLGRNVSEFLRLIDAYSHVQQNGEVCPANWQEGATAMNADRDGVAAYLSEHMN, encoded by the coding sequence ATGTCAATTGTAGGAAAAAAATTCCCGAATCTGTTTGTTGATGCAACTTCTAAAAGCGGAATTACCCAAAAACTGAATGTTCTTGAAAAAGCTACAACGGAAGGAAAAAAAGTGATACTGTTCTGGTATCCAAAGGATTTTACCTTTGTTTGCCCAACCGAACTTCACGCTTTTCAGGCTGCAATGGACGAGTTTGAAAAGAGAAATACAATCGTTATTGGTGCTTCGTGTGATACTCCTGAAGTTCATTTTGCATGGCTGAATACGCCAAAGAACCAGGGAGGGATTCAAGGTATTACCTACCCTATCCTTGCAGACAGCAACCGAAACCTGTCATCACAATTGGATATCCTCGATATCACCAACGAACGCTATGACGAAGAAACCGGAAATGTGCTTGTTGATGGTGACAATGTTACCTATCGTGCCACTTATCTAATTGACGAAGAAGGAACGGTATTTCACGAAAGTGTAAATCATATGCCATTAGGACGCAACGTTTCCGAATTTCTAAGACTAATAGATGCATACAGTCACGTTCAGCAAAACGGAGAAGTTTGTCCTGCTAACTGGCAGGAAGGAGCTACTGCAATGAACGCAGACCGCGATGGTGTTGCTGCTTATTTAAGCGAGCATATGAATTAA
- the nhaC gene encoding Na+/H+ antiporter NhaC, which produces MQDKDNLSEIKIDDQKIVENLELNIWEALIPVFALVAMLFYNVFYAYGDSALDGSNQFILLLGAAVAAIVGTFNKVSYTRMVEEVAENIKSTTGALLILLMVGALAGTWLISGIIPTMIYYGMQVLNPTIFLASCVIICSVISIATGSSWTTSATVGIALIGIAEALGISLGMTAGAVLSGAYFGDKLSPLSDTTNLAPAMAGTDLFTHIKYMTYTTVPTIIITLLIFIIIGFGLDPQGAADTTSILNSIDASFNISPWLFVVPLLVIVMIIRKTPPLIALLAGTLLGGLAALIFQPNIVATVGGGTNLDFTTGYKGIMNAITVDTSVATDSEALNDLFSAGGMSGMLGTIWLIICAMVFGGVMDAIGALARISKALLKLFHTTFGLFASTVASCLALNLTASDQYLAIVVPGKMYSKAFKEKGLAPENLSRTLEDSGTVTSVLVPWNTCGAYQSGVLGVPVLDYFAFAIFNWLSPFMTLIFAGFRIKIRQLTTK; this is translated from the coding sequence ATGCAGGATAAGGACAACCTTTCAGAAATTAAAATTGATGACCAGAAGATCGTAGAAAACCTAGAATTGAATATCTGGGAGGCATTAATTCCCGTCTTCGCGCTTGTTGCCATGCTTTTTTACAACGTTTTTTACGCCTATGGCGACTCCGCCTTAGATGGAAGCAATCAATTTATTCTTTTATTGGGCGCTGCGGTGGCGGCTATAGTTGGGACATTTAACAAAGTCTCCTATACCCGAATGGTGGAAGAAGTGGCCGAAAATATCAAATCGACCACAGGAGCCTTATTAATTCTTTTAATGGTTGGTGCGCTGGCAGGCACCTGGCTTATTAGCGGAATTATTCCAACAATGATATACTATGGTATGCAAGTCCTTAATCCAACGATCTTTCTGGCTTCCTGTGTAATTATTTGTTCTGTGATCTCAATTGCTACAGGGAGTAGCTGGACCACGTCTGCCACTGTAGGTATTGCTCTAATCGGTATTGCAGAAGCACTTGGAATTTCCCTGGGAATGACTGCGGGAGCTGTTTTGTCGGGGGCGTATTTTGGAGACAAGCTTTCCCCTCTTAGCGATACAACAAACCTTGCTCCGGCAATGGCGGGCACCGATTTGTTTACTCATATTAAATATATGACCTATACCACGGTACCCACCATAATTATCACTTTACTGATTTTTATTATTATCGGATTCGGATTGGATCCACAAGGAGCAGCAGATACCACTTCTATTCTAAATTCAATTGATGCATCTTTCAATATAAGCCCGTGGTTGTTTGTGGTTCCTCTGTTAGTTATCGTAATGATCATTAGAAAAACTCCCCCACTTATAGCGCTATTAGCTGGGACCCTATTAGGCGGACTCGCTGCCCTGATCTTTCAACCCAATATCGTTGCGACGGTGGGTGGCGGAACAAATCTTGACTTTACTACGGGTTACAAAGGAATTATGAACGCAATTACCGTTGATACTTCGGTTGCTACCGATAGTGAGGCGCTTAATGATCTGTTTTCGGCAGGTGGAATGAGTGGTATGTTGGGCACCATCTGGTTGATCATCTGCGCCATGGTCTTTGGAGGCGTCATGGATGCCATCGGGGCTTTAGCAAGGATAAGTAAGGCGCTCTTAAAATTATTTCATACCACCTTCGGATTATTTGCTAGCACGGTAGCAAGTTGTCTTGCGCTAAACCTTACCGCAAGTGATCAATATCTGGCCATTGTGGTCCCTGGAAAAATGTACAGTAAAGCATTTAAGGAAAAGGGACTGGCGCCCGAAAATCTATCTCGTACACTCGAGGATAGCGGTACGGTAACTTCGGTTTTAGTTCCATGGAATACCTGTGGTGCGTACCAGAGTGGTGTTCTAGGTGTACCGGTACTCGATTATTTCGCCTTTGCTATCTTTAACTGGCTGAGTCCGTTTATGACTCTTATTTTTGCCGGATTCAGAATAAAAATAAGGCAACTCACTACAAAATAG
- a CDS encoding Lrp/AsnC family transcriptional regulator, translating to MKLDATDKKLLAYLQKDCKQTNKELGHKLDLSVTAVYERIKKLERQGTIQNYVALLNYKNVNSGFVVFCQIKLIQHTKEYLTQFEKEVAKLDEVLECYHISGEYDYLLKVVVKDMEEFRSFMVTKLTTLRHIGSTQSSFTINEVKRTSAVQIK from the coding sequence ATGAAATTGGATGCAACCGACAAAAAGCTATTAGCCTATCTTCAGAAAGATTGTAAGCAAACCAATAAAGAATTGGGACACAAATTGGATCTTTCGGTTACAGCTGTGTATGAAAGGATAAAAAAGCTGGAGCGCCAAGGAACCATACAAAACTATGTGGCGTTATTGAATTATAAGAATGTCAATTCGGGATTTGTTGTATTCTGTCAGATTAAACTTATACAGCACACCAAGGAATATCTTACCCAATTTGAAAAAGAAGTGGCCAAGCTCGATGAGGTGTTGGAATGTTATCATATTAGCGGTGAATATGACTATTTGCTGAAAGTCGTAGTAAAGGATATGGAGGAATTCCGTAGTTTTATGGTAACAAAACTCACTACCCTCCGTCATATAGGCAGTACGCAAAGCTCTTTTACGATAAATGAAGTGAAAAGAACTTCGGCTGTTCAGATAAAATAA